In the genome of Sphingopyxis sp. YF1, the window GCGGGGTCGGCGAAGGCGCTGATGCTCGATCAGCCGGCGATGATCAAGCGGCCGGTGGTCGAGACCGCGGGCGATGTCAGCGTGGGCTTTTCGGCCGATGAGTGGCAGCAACGCTTTGCATGATCGGGCGGCGTTTCGCCCTGTCGGCGTTGCTGCTCGCGGCCTGCGGCGCTGAACCGATGGCGGCGCAGCCGGTTCCGACGCTCGACGGCAGGCCGCCGATCGTCATCGCGCACCGCGGCGCGTCGGGCGAGCGACCCGAACATACGCTCGAAGCCTATGCACTCGCGATCGAACAGGGCGCCGACTATATCGAACCCGACCTGGTCCTGACCCGTGACGGCGTGCTCGTGGCGCGGCACGAGAACGAGATTTCGGAAACGACCGATGTCGCCGACCATCCCGAATTCGCCGCGCGCAAGGCGACGAAGCGGATCGACGGACAGGACGTCGCGGGCTGGTTCACCGAGGATTTCACCCTCGCCGAACTGAAGCGGCTGCGCGCGAAGGAGCGTATTCCACGGCTGCGCGGCACCGCGCATGACGGCCAGTATGCAATCCCGACCTTCGCCGAAATTCTCGACCTGCTGGTCGCGGCGAACAAGGGGCGCGAGCATCCGGTCGGCGTCTATCCCGAGACCAAGCACCCGGGCTATTTCGCGTCGATCGGGCTGCCGCACGAAGCGCCCCTGCTCGCGCTGCTCGACCGGTACGGCTATCGCGGACGCGCCGCGCCGGTGTTCATCCAGAGCTTCGAGGTCGCCAACCTCAAGGCGATCCGCGCGAAGAGCGACCTGCCGCTGATCCAGTTGATGGACGGCGAGGGCGGACCCGCCGAAGATCCCTCGCAAAGCTATGCCGTGATGGCGACGCCCGCCGGATTGAAGGCGGTCGCCGCCTATGCCGACGGTATCGGGCCGAACAAGGCGATGGTCATTCCCCGCGGCTTGCTCGGTACGCTCGGCGATCCGACCCCGCTCGTCCGCGACGCGCACGCCGCGGGGCTCAAGGTCCATCCGTGGACCTTCCGTCGCGAAAATTATTTCCTGCCGCTGCGCGACAAGGGCGGCATCAACCCCGCGGGCCACGGCGACCTCGGGGCGGAGGTCGATGCCTATCTTCGTACGGGGATCGACGGCCTGTTCAGCGACAACCCGCGCGAGGCGGTCGCGGCGGTGAGGAGTGCCGGGCGCTAGGCGCGCTACGCCAAGCGAAACCGCGACCGGA includes:
- a CDS encoding glycerophosphodiester phosphodiesterase, with the translated sequence MAAQPVPTLDGRPPIVIAHRGASGERPEHTLEAYALAIEQGADYIEPDLVLTRDGVLVARHENEISETTDVADHPEFAARKATKRIDGQDVAGWFTEDFTLAELKRLRAKERIPRLRGTAHDGQYAIPTFAEILDLLVAANKGREHPVGVYPETKHPGYFASIGLPHEAPLLALLDRYGYRGRAAPVFIQSFEVANLKAIRAKSDLPLIQLMDGEGGPAEDPSQSYAVMATPAGLKAVAAYADGIGPNKAMVIPRGLLGTLGDPTPLVRDAHAAGLKVHPWTFRRENYFLPLRDKGGINPAGHGDLGAEVDAYLRTGIDGLFSDNPREAVAAVRSAGR